In Polyodon spathula isolate WHYD16114869_AA chromosome 11, ASM1765450v1, whole genome shotgun sequence, one genomic interval encodes:
- the LOC121323073 gene encoding xin actin-binding repeat-containing protein 2-like isoform X1 gives MEMESGRETMVSEAVLKDTASSSCSSQKLDKESSEVIKEDLQVARKIERFDIPLDDLKMMFEKSTAISPTNKEVRPERASRSPASKRQLVSNYSSFVMDQKDSQTEDNMSSKSSLDNSESAGSTDKLGTGISQEASNQNNSAPLDNQETVSLKERLAMYQAAVSKKEAASPSNPAVEESEVCSMPGGLASVKKQFESQEMSSSHSTVTQYHYQHKSVQEVSSTDEVIVKSSTRRAEQKENVPSSHQVSFNKVEKITNEESKASSFKTHYDETVKIITGDELPKVSTQVLKQQFEKTAHENTQTEVSPSKHLKIDRDFSQMQWSPYLNTSNKTETVRICETSATNRKTEGASTAFFSVSAGANMLGSMEDFPPPPPDLLQNPPEMTEPSSSPKPSMYQGKHAPPKQQYSKQQNLFELKRLYKHIHPEVRKNLERDYFSDVTELETTQVETDQDIRGDVQQARYMFEHTGHSPNKCMSPEREYLEWDEILKGEVQSMRWMFENQPLDSIKDETPDQENITDISQQEIIAGGDVKYTTWMFETQPIDALGTDTPDLTEQSAPELARGDVRTVTWLFETQPLDILNTIYQEEEQSTQIHADNDITGGDVKTARYLFETQHLDALGRTNTVDEGNFLQLKSELEEIKGDVKTTTRLFETQPLCVIRGTSGEMLEITTVRREEIERGDVRTSHWLFETQPLDMINKDATQIKVICGVSMEDNIQGGVNRGKWLFETQPLDTIKEQSETTTIQKEEIIGADVSKQCWIFETQPMAALKDDSNTRPVPTEEIVGGDVQKARHLFETVPMDYLRESQEVGKLQKVVASEEEKGDVRHQKWVFESQPLEHIREEKKEYIRTVNLEKLDKGDVSSFKEIFETMDLSTCDESQKIQVEGVTSGYVKSNKVLFESTPLYAVQDSFGQYHEVKTVRREEIVKGDVRSCKWMFETHPIDQFDESIQKFQIIKGISKQEIESGDVKTAKWLFETQPLDAIKYFSNVDDGESQTKKCADIVKGDVNTCRWLFETQPMDSLYEKADMKNETEEIQKGDVKTCTWLFETQALDTIRDELEVIIQTGTVRQEDIQGRDVRMARFLFETENLENIKGEEGRGFRRVTEIDVQSGDVSRMKCIFENQTSDMISSTSEETFKQLKSMQAEDIQRGNVVNCTWLFENQPIDTIRESSEESKFTRTVTDVQGGNVNQGRFIFETFSLDKIQDESSETEKHIQTIRQEEIGKGDVKNYTMLFETQPLYAIRDKEGYFHEVTTVTKEEVMSGDVVGARWLFETKPLDSIKDSDDVYVIKAVTQEDVQKGDVSSARWRFETQPLDTIAEDRKVIIRTVDDVQGGDVKISKQIFESNEVDEKQYVRTVSVSEIQQGDVRTATWLFETHTMDEIQGEGSEYNKIKTVQREDVLQGDVKQSIWLFEKQPLDSINETDETDVIVAREEFPQADVKTTTWLFETTPFHEFNESIIEKHEIIGKSIKETLQELYSHKVVDSHGILLQTDEIGDVRMAKFNLMNQEAPEIQKEEIIRGDLQSIMMNLLNKQDCTEKGIIIHDEEKGHINTTVAHLFNKTTDINIEKEEIVRGDIQEAINNLFKEDSSMKPGILIQEDERGDVRMTIYSLLNKKENVFVKNEDVIRGNIKGTIQTLLSCPDSPELSQKIKVKELERGNVSFYSTCIESGALDYLKMLQKEPEETVTEPNQKEEIIGGDVEMTKQVLRKTQMQIERTVAEEDIVPGDVYNTVQVFMTEPESTMANFQKEEIVRGDLKATLKSLSQAINQTSMVEKEEVVKGDIPAALKSLEEAQYQTKETEKPEVIPGDIRCALESLERSVNTKVEVKTEDLVYADIKGTLKSLEEAQHVVKEVEKEEIIRGDIQTAIQNLMAASSEKKLLQQQVSVQGNVKGTIQKLLEPPPQQTMQHRPGAERAVQNTIKSLYDMHEQNHMEKEETVVQRDVQGTMKKGLEGKQQSRVEYCTGVSENVKGEVKTNFHSQQDIREYSVVNINEQEIAKQVPAAKKQVQKIECNAGSEIQKPGSSNKSVNIKSLTQDAALHTDHFNKTKMGVTHKVQNSKETITSEQSLIQKSTTAASSLIKIKTNITNQDTEIPTIAISKTQNVIKRSSPFKSTNMELTQEEKTVKGVQETVVEQKNYVQMHDLSLKSNKTSKTDFKSYQSGKKALHLETIDKKKMKPELHFPPPPPPPPPSVQSSDSELPLPPSPPLVMETDNQIIPPPQPSVLNKDNDLLPPPPPPPPPPVESARSEDEHFPPPPSPIPLIKIKLDQRQLQPPPAQQELEYMASHQSSAAARKMTFKPEKAPHVYKVVKLNPPKQREEPKHKEQHKHVPQVSKPSTLKTLHTQVQQALTTTVTDTTTTNASSTNTTEVNLLKKANQREEDVKRQIQIETEVLSLSQSLAGRILPKVQNEETPSPSVKKVFVPIMKLPPPTVKLPPTKAKPYVRKFKTPLMIAEEKYRMQREETEKMKEGKPSPSTLSSQEETKALIQLESEKTIESIRKEQSEKTSLAISKEQLKKATSTVIKEQLEKASSALSKEQSLNKQHISLKESVSSTDNQRASAESTAVSSTHTSSLSSTKHHTSAVSSTRHQNMTVSSSEHQTTSVIETHPSTTLFVSSTAEQLESILNTCSDGQITKQEILHGFKDLSQNESSKKNSSSHKEEQVQVSNQPSKIPKVTPRFKVKTFKMPNDKHDETNIKDKSTQRMDQHKDVTIANVPEDAHLTTSIKQHVASEIYIKNVEQITNFEQHSTTREHRQDHQSQELTEKPKREEPVHINVKVIPKETKPPVSGKSTQDHEEVLKQKSFKLLQKEQQKISESKVQRRFQQHNTVHLQKQLNTSEKLKQKDEPDIEENIHVMSKPSNEETRVIPIKVTEKQMHKGEEVKPVTDVTDALRKREEVQQILFHIKALEIGKIDLNAAKVFLSKIPEWLVDQTGKDVLDKVRGEGNLQKIKEAIVYIKNQAYAKLVYFDSSIHTTPVKPVSEKDSISGATPKISKISIGSSKFDTRRKTETIEEKKTWHGSVKQEFYEAKTVDQRIPSPLVRIRSPSPSYITIESTARQTESPQRVITSPPPLMQRVATPPALPPWRSETPTSRISRASATPSPPISRAEKLAKLKDTTAKLHQGVSQPQLAPPVLVTEKKSEIIVSPASLRRQIKIETHVVETTTSNVMSESSVMSGTVKDIRELYEEAVKADKHKIYSCKGPIDIPEHLGPDAKLKDDFPKVDLSELLHRFETPMEKVYVRKEPIVIAERLGSDNEEEVEKKTLQIEDMPALDIKAIKTVFESGAQSYHVKEEKQKSAKTESGLMSGEKGSMENSPQPRQKEVCQEKSWEPTSYCQMKEQFSGVNEFGNRITGLKSATTMSQHSENIKKRRAPPTYSDVLKGNIPALDVPINASPEELLKNFHETWQESERVFKSLGYNVSETEESTSQMVMHQEGTFVTENKSSRAGDVHRLSKESLSNGEPDRRQAHIS, from the exons CTGCTGGCAGCACTGACAAGCTTGGAACTGGGATTTCACAGGAAGCTTCTAACCAGAATAACAGTGCACCACTGGACAACCAGGAAACTGTTTCGCTGAAGGAAAGACTGGCCATGTAtcaagcagctgtctccaagaaggAGGCTGCCAGCCCTTCCAACCCA GCTGTGGAGGAGTCTGAAGTTTGTTCTATGCCTGGAGGCCTAGCCAGTGTGAAGAAACAATTTGAGAGTCAAGAAATGTCATCTTCACACAGTACAGTCACCCAATACCATTACCAGCACAAATCTGTACAG GAAGTGTCAAGTACAGATGAGGTTATAGTGAAGAGCAGTACCAGAAGGGCCGAACAAAAAGAAAACGTTCCTTCATCGCATCAGGTTTCATTTAATAAAGTTGAAAAG ATTACAAATGAAGAGAGCAAGGCCTCCAGCTTTAAAACCCACTATGATGAAACAG tAAAAATAATCACAGGAGATGAGCTACCAAAGGTTTCAACCCAGGTATTGAAGcagcagtttgaaaaaacagctcaTGAAAACACTCAAACAGAGGTTTCTCCAAGCAAGCATCTCAAG ATTGATCGTGATTTCAGTCAAATGCAGTGGTCTCCATATCTCAATACTTCCAACAAAACCGAAACAGTCAGGATTTGTGAAACATCTGCCACAAATCGGAAAACAGAAGGCGCTTCCACTGCCTTTTTTTCCGTTTCTGCCGGTGCTAATATGCTTGGAAGCATGGAAGAtttccctcctcctccaccaGACCTACTACAGAATCCACCAGAAATGACAGAACCTTCCTCTTCCCCCAAACCCTCAATGTATCAGGGCAAGCATGCACCCCCCAAACAGCAGTATTCAAAGCAACAGAACCTCTTTGAACTAAAACGTCTCTATAAACACATTCACCCTGAAGTCAGAAAAAACCTAGAAAGAGATTATTTTAGTGATGTCACTGAGCTAGAAACAACTCAGGTAGAAACTGACCAAGACATCAGGGGGGATGTCCAGCAGGCCAGATACATGTTTGAGCACACAGGCCATAGCCCCAATAAGTGTATGAGCCCGGAACGAGAATATCTTGAATGGGATGAAATTCTGAAAGGGGAAGTGCAGTCCATGCGCTGGATGTTTGAAAACCAGCCACTGGATTCGATTAAAGACGAAACCCCAGACCAGGAAAATATAACAGACATCTCTCAGCAAGAAATCATTGCAGGAGGGGATGTCAAGTACACCACATGGATGTTTGAGACACAACCTATTGATGCACTAGGCACAGACACCCCAGACTTAACAGAACAATCAGCTCCTGAATTGGCGAGAGGAGATGTTCGCACTGTGACCTGGCTTTTTGAAACACAACCATTAGATATACTGAACACCATTTACCAAGAGGAAGAGCAATCCACACAGATACATGCTGATAATGATATAACTGGAGGGGATGTCAAAACTGCCAGATACTTGTTTGAAACTCAGCATCTAGATGCTCTAGGGCGCACCAACACAGTAGATGAAGGAAACTTCTTGCAACTTAAATCAGAACTTGAAGAAATTAAAGGTGATGTGAAAACAACAACCAGACTTTTTGAAACACAGCCATTGTGTGTTATTAGGGGCACCTCAGGAGAGATGTTAGAAATTACAACTGTTCGTAGAGAAGAAATAGAAAGAGGAGATGTAAGAACATCACACTGGCTGTTTGAAACCCAGCCTCTAGACATGATTAATAAAGATGCCACACAAATAAAAGTCATTTGTGGTGTTTCTATGGAAGATAACATTCAAGGTGGTGTGAACAGGGGGAAGTGGTTATTTGAGACGCAGCCCTTGGATACCATTAAGGAACAATCAGAAACAACTACTATTCAAAAGGAAGAGATCATTGGGGCAGACGTCAGTAAACAGTGCTGGATATTTGAAACACAACCTATGGCTGCTTTAAAAGATGACTCAAACACAAGGCCTGTGCCCACAGAAGAAATTGTGGGAGGTGACGTACAAAAAGCAAGGCATTTATTTGAAACAGTCCCAATGGATTATTTGAGAGAGAGCCAAGAAGTAGGCAAACTCCAAAAGGTAGTTGCCTCTGAAGAAGAAAAAGGTGATGTAAGGCATCAAAAGTGGGTTTTTGAGAGTCAACCACTGGAACATATTAGAGAGGAGAAGAAAGAATACATTCGAAcagtaaatcttgaaaaacttgATAAAGGGGATGTCAGCAGCTTCAAGGAGATATTTGAAACCATGGATTTAAGTACATGTGATGAATCTCAGAAAATACAAGTAGAGGGAGTTACCAGTGGTTATGTAAAGTCAAACAAAGTTCTGTTTGAATCTACTCCACTATATGCTGTTCAGGATAGTTTTGGACAGTACCATGAGGTCAAAACGGTCAGAAGAGAAGAAATAGTAAAAGGCGATGTCAGAAGCTGCAAATGGATGTTTGAAACACACCCCATTGACCAGTTTGATGAAAGTATTCAAAAGTTCCAAATAATTAAAGGGATATCCAAACAGGAGATAGAATCAGGTGATGTCAAAACAGCCAAATGGTTGTTTGAAAcacagcctcttgatgccattaAGTATTTCAGTAATGTAGATGATGGagaaagtcaaacaaaaaaatgtgctgaCATTGTGAAAGGTGATGTTAACACCTGCAGGTGGCTGTTTGAGACTCAACCAATGGATAGCCTTTATGAAAAAGCTGATATGAAAAATGAAACAGAGGAAATTCAAAAAGGTGATGTTAAAACCTGTACATGGCTTTTTGAAACACAGGCACTTGATACAATCAGAGATGAGTTAGAAGTTATTATACAAACAGGCACTGTAAGACAGGAAGATATCCAGGGAAGAGATGTTCGAATGGCACGTTTTCTATTTGAGACAGAAAACCTTGAAAACATAAAAGGAGAAGAAGGGAGAGGATTCAGAAGGGTGACTGAAATAGATGTTCAATCTGGAGATGTATCAAGAATGAAATGTATATTTGAGAATCAGACTTCAGATATGATTAGTTCTACTTCTgaagaaacatttaaacaacttAAGTCAATGCAGGCTGAAGACATCCAAAGGGGCAATGTTGTAAACTGTACCTGGCTCTTCGAAAACCAACCAATTGATACCATTAGGGAAAGTTCTGAAGAAAGTAAGTTTACTCGCACAGTTACTGATGTACAAGGAGGTAATGTCAACCAAGGACGTTTCATTTTTGAAACTTTTTCTTTGGATAAGATTCAGGATGAGTCTTCAGAGACAGAAAAACACATTCAGACAATCAGACAGGAAGAGATTGGAAAAGGAGATGTGAAAAACTACACTATGCTGTTTGAAACTCAACCACTTTATGCTATTAGAGACAAAGAAGGTTATTTCCATGAAGTTACCACAGTCACAAAAGAAGAAGTAATGAGTGGAGATGTAGTAGGAGCTAGATGGTTGTTTGAAACAAAACCACTAGATTCAATAAAAGATTCTGATGACGTGTATGTTATTAAAGCTGTTACCCAGGAAGATGTTCAAAAAGGAGATGTAAGCTCTGCTAGATGGCGGTTTGAAACACAACCCTTGGATACAATTGCAGAAGACAGGAAAGTAATAATTCGAACAGTTGATGATGTTCAAGGTGGAGATGTAAAGATCAGCAAGCAAATTTTTGAGTCTAATGAGGTGGATGAGAAACAGTATGTGAGGACAGTAAGTGTTAGTGAAATCCAGCAAGGGGATGTAAGAACAGCCACATGGCTTtttgaaacacacacaatggATGAAATACAGGGTGAAGGGTCGGAATACAACAAGATCAAGACAGTTCAAAGGGAAGATGTATTGCAGGGAGATGTCAAACAATCCATATGGCTTTTTGAAAAGCAACCTCTTGATAGCATAAATGAAACTGATGAAACAGATGTCATTGTTGCCCGTGAAGAATTTCCACAAGCTGATGTAAAGACCACCACTTGGCTTTTTGAAACAACCCCCTTCCATGAGTTTAACGAAAGCATCATTGAGAAACATGAAATCATAGGCAAAAGTATCAAAGAAACTCTTCAAGAACTGTACAGTCACAAGGTTGTTGATTCTCATGGAATACTTCTACAAACTGATGAGATTGGAGATGTAAGGATGGCAAAATTTAACCTCATGAATCAGGAAGCCCCAGAAATCCAAAAGGAAGAAATCATAAGAGGAGATCTACAAAGTATAATGATGAATCTGTTGAACAAACAAGACTGTACTGAAAAGGGGATCATAATACATGATGAGGAAAAGGGCCATATAAACACAACTGTAGCTCATCTGTTTAACAAGACAACAGATATCAATATAGAAAAAGAAGAAATAGTCAGGGGTGATATCCAAGAAGCCATTAACAACCTGTTCAAGGAAGATAGTTCAATGAAACCTGGGATTTTGATTCAAGAGGATGAAAGGGGGGATGTTAGAATGACAATATACTCTCTgcttaataaaaaagaaaatgtgtttgttaagaATGAAGATGTAATAAGGGGTAATATAAAAGGTACCATTCAGACCCTTCTTTCCTGTCCAGACAGTCCTGAACTTTCCCAAAAGATAAAAGTAAAGGAACTTGAAAGAGGGAATGTAAGCTTTTACTCAACATGTATAGAATCTGGGGCACTGGATTACCTAAAAATGCTTCAAAAAGAGCCTGAGGAAACTGTTACAGAACCAAATCAAAAAGAGGAAATAATTGGTGGTGATGTTGAGATGACAAAACAAGTcttaagaaaaacacaaatgcaaattgaGCGCACGGTTGCTGAGGAGGATATTGTTCCTGGTGATGTGTATAATACAGTTCAGGTGTTTATGACTGAACCTGAAAGCACAATGGCTAATTTTCAGAAGGAAGAAATTGTAAGGGGGGATTTGAAAGCGACCTTAAAGTCATTAAGTCAGGCCATAAACCAGACAAGCATGGTAGAAAAGGAAGAGGTTGTAAAAGGGGACATACCTGCAGCCTTAAAATCTCTTGAAGAAGCACAATATCAAACCAAAGAAACTGAAAAACCAGAAGTCATTCCAGGTGACATTAGATGTGCACTTGAGTCTTTGGAAAGATCTGTAAACACAAAAGTTGAAGTCAAAACAGAAGACTTGGTGTATGCTGACATCAAGGGCACATTAAAATCATTGGAAGAAGCACAGCATGTAGTAAAAGAGgtagaaaaagaagaaataatcAGAGGAGATATTCAGACTGCAATTCAAAATCTGATGGCGGCATCTTCTGAAAAGAAACTTTTACAGCAACAAGTAAGTGTACAAGGCAATGTAAAAGGCACCATTCAGAAATTATTAGAACCTCCACCACAGCAAACAATGCAGCATAGGCCTGGTGCGGAAAGAGCAGTgcaaaatactataaaatcactCTATGACATGCATGAGCAAAATCACATGGAAAAGGAGGAGACTGTGGTACAAAGAGATGTGCAAGGCACAATGAAGAAAGGTCTGGAAGGGAAACAGCAAAGCCGTGTTGAGTATTGTACTGGTGTTTCTGAAAATGTCAAAGGAGAAGTGAAAACGAATTTTCATTCTCAACAAGACATCCGAGAATATTCTGTTGTGAATATAAATGAACAGGAGATAGCAAAGCAAGTTCCAGCTGCTAAAAAGCAGGTTCAGAAAATAGAATGTAATGCTGGCAGTGAGATTCAGAAACCTGGAAGCAGCAACAAATCAGTAAATATCAAGTCCTTAACACAGGATGCTGCTTTACACACTGATCACTTCAATAAGACTAAAATGGGAGTGACTCATAAGGTTCAAAATTCAAAGGAGACAATTACCAGCGAACAATCACTGATACAAAAGTCTACCACAGCAGCCagttcattaattaaaataaaaacaaacattactaaTCAAGACACTGAAATACCAACAATTGCAATatctaaaacacaaaatgtaataaaaaggagTTCACCATTTAAATCAACCAACATGGAACTTACACAAGAAGAAAAGACAGTAAAGGGGGTGCAAGAGACAGTGGTGGAACAGAAAAATTATGTACAAATGCATGATTTGTCACTAAAGTCTAATAAGACTTCCAAGACTGATTTTAAAAGTTATCAGTCAGGGAAAAAGGCCCTTCACTTGGAAACGatagacaaaaagaaaatgaaaccagAATTACAttttccaccaccaccaccacctcctccaccCTCTGTGCAGTCATCTGATTCTGAACTTCCTTTGCCTCCATCACCTCCATTGGTgatggaaacagacaatcaaatAATCCCACCTCCACAACCTTCTGTGCTGAATAAAGACAATGATCTtctcccccctcctccacctccacctcctcctcctgttGAATCTGCAAGGTCTGAGGATGAACATTTCCCTCCACCTCCTTCCCCAATCCCCCTGATCAAGATTAAACTAGACCAAAGACAACTACAACCTCCACCAGCACAGCAGGAATTAGAGTATATGGCTTCTCATCAATCTTCTGCAGCAGCAAGAAAAATGACCTTCAAACCAGAGAAGGCACCCCATGTATACAAAGTTGTAAAACTCAACCCaccaaaacaaagagaagaaCCAAAACACAAAGAGCAGCATAAACACGTACCTCAAGTATCAAAACCAAGTACCCTAAAAACATTGCACACTCAAGTCCAACAGGCCTTAACTACCACAGTCACGGATACAACCACAACAAATGCTTCTTCCACAAACACTACAGAAGTTAATTTACTTAAAAAAGCAAACCAACGTGAGGAAGATGTAAAAAGACAAATCCAAATTGAGACCGAAGTATTATCATTATCTCAGTCTTTGGCAGGAAGAATCCTGCCAAAGGTACAAAACGAAGAAACTCCTTCACCATCAGTGAAAAAGGTTTTTGTGCCCATAATGAAGTTACCTCCACCCACTGTCAAATTGCCACCAACAAAAGCTAAGCCATACGTAAGAAAATTCAAAACCCCACTAATGATCGCAGAAGAGAAATATCGTATGCAAAGGGAGGAAACTGAGAAAATGAAAGAAGGAAAACCATCCCCCAGTACATTATCAAGTCAAGAGGAAACAAAGGCATTAATCCAACTGGAATCGGAGAAGACTATAGAAAGTATAAGAAAGGAacaatcagaaaaaacatcattagCTATAAGtaaagagcaattaaaaaaggCCACCTCAACTGTAATTAAAGAACAATTGGAAAAGGCTTCATCAGCTCTAAGTAAAGAGCAGTCCCTGAACAAGCAGCATATTTCTTTGAAGGAATCTGTATCCTCCACTGATAATCAGAGAGCGTcagctgaatcaacagctgtttCTTCCACTCACACATCTTCTCTTTCTTCTACTAAACATCACACTTCTGCTGTTTCGTCTACTAGACATCAGAACATGACTGTTTCTTCCAGTGAACATCAAACTACTTCTGTCATTGAAACGCATCCTTCTACAACACTGTTTGTATCATCTACTGCTGAGCAACTGGAAAGTATCTTAAACACCTGTTCGGATGGCCAAATCACTAAGCAAGAGATATTACATGGCTTTAAAGATCTTAGTCAGAATGAGAGTTCCAAGAAAAACAGTAGTTCTCATAAAGAGGAACAGGTTCAAGTTTCTAATCAGCCATCAAAAATACCCAAAGTAACTCCTAGATTTAAAGTAAAAACTTTCAAGATGCCAAATGATAAACATGATGAAACTAATATTAAGGACAAAAGCACACAAAGAATGGATCAACATAAAGATGTCACTATAGCTAATGTTCCTGAAGATGCACATTTGACAACAAGCATAAAGCAACATGTGGCGAGtgaaatctatataaaaaatgtagaacaaataACAAATTTTGAGCAACACTCAACCACAAGAGAGCATAGACAAGATCACCAGTCTCAAGAGTTGACAGAGAAACCAAAGCGTGAAGAACCAGTTCACATCAATGTCAAAGTGatcccaaaagaaacaaaaccacctgTTTCAGGAAAATCAACTCAAGACCACGAAGAAGTACTGAAGCAAAAGTCTTTTAAGTTACTCCAAAAGGAACAGCAAAAAATCAGTGAAAGCAAGGTCCAGAGACGTTTTCAGCAACACAACACCGTTCACCTTCAGAAGCAATTAAACACCTctgaaaaactgaaacaaaaagatgAACCAGATATAGAAGAGAATATCCATGTTATGTCAAAACCTTCAAATGAAGAGACCAGGGTAATTCCAATTAaagtgacagaaaaacaaatgcataaaggaGAGGAGGTTAAACCTGTGACAGATGTCACGGATGCTTTAAGAAAACGTGAGGAAGTTCAACAAATACTATTTCACATTAAAGCGCTGGAGATAGGAAAAATTGATCTAAATGCAGCAAAGGTGTTTCTGAGCAAAATTCCTGAATGGTTAGTAGATCAGACAGGAAAGGATGTTTTAGATAAAGTTAGAGGAGAGGGtaatttgcagaaaataaaagaaGCAATTGTATACATAAAAAATCAAGCATATGCAAAGCTTGTATATTTTGATAGCAGTATACACACAACGCCTGTAAAGCCTGTTAGTGAAAAGGACTCAATCAGTGGGGCAACGccaaaaatatctaaaataagtATTGGCTCAAGCAAGTTTGATACTCGTAGAAAAACTGAAACCATAGAAGAAAAGAAGACATGGCATGGAAGTGTGAAGCAAGAGTTTTATGAAGCAAAAACTGTAGATCAAAGAATTCCCTCTCCTTTAGTAAGAATACGTTCCCCATCACCTTCATATATAACAATTGAATCCACTGCACGACAAACAGAATCCCCTCAAAGAGTTATCACTTCTCCACCACCTCTAATGCAAAGAGTAGCTACACCCCCTGCACTTCCTCCATGGAGATCAGAGACACCAACCTCTAGGATTAGCAGAGCGTCTGCCACACCATCACCACCTATAAGTCGAGCTGAAAAACTTGCAAAGCTAAAGGATACCACTGCAAAATTGCATCAGGGAGTTTCACAGCCTCAGCTTGCCCCACCTGTGCTGGTCACTGAGAAAAAATCTGAAATCATTGTGTCTCCAGCATCCCTCCGTCGGCAAATAAAGATTGAGACTCATGTTGTGGAGACCACCACCTCCAATGTCATGTCAGAGTCTTCAGTAATGTCTGGCACAGTCAAGGATATAAGAGAGCTCTATGAAGAAGCTGTAAAAGCAGACAAACATAAAATATACTCTTGCAAGGGTCCCATTGACATTCCTGAGCATCTGGGTCCAGATGCAAAGCTAAAGGATGATTTCCCTAAGGTAGATTTATCAGAACTTCTCCACAGGTTTGAAACACCAATGGAGAAGGTTTATGTTAGAAAGGAGCCAATTGTAATAGCTGAGAGACTCGGAAGTGACAACGAAGAGGAAGTTGAAAAGAAAACGCTTCAAATAGAGGACATGCCAGCTCTTGATATTAAAGCCATTAAGACAGTGTTTGAAAGTGGTGCACAAAGTTACCATGTCAAAGAGGAGAAGCAAAAATCTGCCAAAACTGAGTCAGGATTGATGTCTGGTGAAAAGGGCTCAATGGAAAATTCCCCACAGCCGAGACAGAAAGAAGTCTGTCAAGAGAAATCATGGGAGCCAACATCATACTGTCAAATGAAAGAACAGTTTTCAGGGGTTAATGAATTTGGCAACAGAATAACAGGGTTGAAAAGTGCCACCACTATGTCTCAGCAttctgaaaacattaaaaagcgACGTGCACCCCCGACATATTCGGACGTTCTTAAAGGGAATATACCAGCACTAGATGTTCCTATTAATGCATCACCTGAAGAACTGCTTAAGAATTTTCACGAGACGTGGCAAGAAAGTGAAAGAGTATTCAAAAGCCTGGGATATAATGTTTCAGAGACAGAAGAGAGTACATCACAGATGGTCATGCATCAAGAAGGGACATTTGTGACTG AAAATAAAAGTTCCAGAGCTGGAGACGTGCACCGTTTGTCAAAAGAAAGTTTATCCAATGGAGAGCCTGATCGCAGACAAGCACACATTTCATAA